A region from the Thermodesulfobacteriota bacterium genome encodes:
- the larE gene encoding ATP-dependent sacrificial sulfur transferase LarE, translated as MLNEVVERTEEAAPAKAAHEKLERLKATLTEMDSVLVAFSGGVDSTFLLRVAIDTLGDRAAALTAASPTYPEHEQAEAVRLAREFGVRHLVVESNELLIPNFADNDENRCYYCKSELFEICGKKAGELGLEHVADGTNADDRGDYRPGRTAASELGVRSPLDEAELTKDEIRLLSREMELPTWEKPQLACLSSRFPYGTRITEERLEKVKECEGFLRELGFRQFRVRYHDDTARVEVGPPEIERFLKEDVRLSVARRFKEAGFTYVTLDLEGYRTGSMNEPLRLEGKGPRGGKS; from the coding sequence GTGCTGAACGAGGTGGTTGAAAGGACGGAAGAAGCCGCCCCCGCCAAGGCCGCGCACGAAAAGCTCGAACGGCTAAAGGCGACCCTCACTGAGATGGACTCCGTACTCGTTGCCTTCTCCGGAGGGGTTGACTCGACCTTCCTCTTGCGGGTCGCGATAGATACCCTCGGCGATAGGGCCGCCGCTCTTACCGCCGCCTCCCCCACCTATCCGGAGCACGAACAGGCCGAGGCCGTAAGGCTCGCCCGGGAGTTCGGCGTACGTCACCTCGTGGTGGAGTCGAACGAGCTCCTCATCCCGAACTTTGCCGACAACGACGAGAACAGGTGCTACTACTGCAAGAGCGAGCTCTTCGAGATATGCGGTAAAAAGGCCGGGGAGCTCGGGCTCGAGCACGTGGCCGACGGCACTAACGCCGACGACCGGGGGGACTACCGGCCTGGCAGGACCGCGGCCTCGGAACTCGGCGTAAGGAGTCCGCTCGACGAGGCGGAGCTCACAAAGGACGAGATACGGCTCCTGAGCAGAGAGATGGAACTACCCACCTGGGAGAAACCTCAGCTCGCCTGCCTCTCCTCGCGCTTCCCCTACGGCACGCGCATAACCGAAGAGAGGCTTGAAAAAGTAAAAGAGTGCGAAGGGTTCCTGCGCGAGCTCGGCTTCAGGCAGTTCCGCGTCCGCTACCACGACGACACGGCGCGGGTGGAGGTGGGGCCGCCGGAGATTGAAAGGTTCCTGAAGGAAGACGTCCGGCTCTCCGTTGCCCGGCGCTTTAAAGAGGCGGGCTTTACCTACGTCACCCTCGACCTCGAGGGCTACAGGACCGGGAGCATGAACGAGCCGCTCCGGTTAGAGGGCAAGGGGCCACGGGGCGGGAAGAGTTGA